From the Ramlibacter agri genome, the window ACTCGCGCACCACCCACGGCCCCTTCACGTACAGGTCGCCGAAGGCCTTGCCGTCCCAGGGCAGTTCCTCGCCGTTGTCGCCGACGATCTTCATGTCGACGCCGAAGATGGCCCGGCCCTGCTTCAGCCGGATCTTCATCTGCTCGTCGGCCGGCATGGCCAGGTGCTTGTTCTTCAGGGTGCACAGCGTGCCCAGCGGGCTCATCTCGGTCATGCCCCAGGCATGCAGCACGTCGACGCCGTAGTCCTCGCGGAAGGCGTTGATCATCGCCGGCGGGCAGGCCGAACCGCCGATCACGGTGCGATTCAGGGCGGAGAAGCGCAGGCCGTTCGGCTTCATGTGCCCCAGCAGCATCTGCCACACCGTCGGCACGCCGGCCGCGAAAGTCACCTTCTCCGACTCGATGAGGTCGTAGACCGACTTGCCATCGAGCGCGCCGCCGGGGAACACCAGCTTGCAGCCGGTGAGCGCCGCCGCGTAGGGGATGCCCCAGGCATTGACGTGGAACATTGGCACCACCGGCAGCACCGAGTCGCGCGCCGACAGGCACATCACGTCCGGCAGCGAGGCTGCATAGGCGTGCAGGATCGTGGAGCGGTGGCTGTAGAGGGCGGCCTTCGGGTTGCCCGTGGTGCCGCTCGTGTAGCACATGCTCGAAGCGGAATTCTCGTCGAACGAGGGCCAGGTGTACGCGGCCGGCTGGCCGCCGATCCAGTCCTCGTAGGCGACCAGGTTGGGGATGCCGCTGTCGGCCGGCAGCCTGCCGGGGTCGCACAAGGCCACGAACTGCTTAATGCCCGGGCAGCGGGCATGGACCGCCTGCACCAGCGGCAGGAAGCTCAGGTCGAAGCACAGCACCTGGTCCTCCGCGTGGTTGGCGATCCAGGCGATCTGGTCCGGGTGCAGGCGCGGGTTGATCGTGTGCAGCACGCGGCCCGAGCCGCTGACGCCGAAATACAGCTCCAGGTGGCGGTAGCCGTTCCAGGCCAGCGTGGCGACGCGGTCGGAGAACAGCAGCTGCATCTGGTCCAGCGCATTCGCCACCTGCTTCGCGCGGCGTGCCACGTCGCGCCACTGGTAGCGGTGGAT encodes:
- a CDS encoding 3-(methylthio)propionyl-CoA ligase; protein product: MLGLMQNQPLLISSLLTHAERHHGDGEIVSRRVEGDIHRYQWRDVARRAKQVANALDQMQLLFSDRVATLAWNGYRHLELYFGVSGSGRVLHTINPRLHPDQIAWIANHAEDQVLCFDLSFLPLVQAVHARCPGIKQFVALCDPGRLPADSGIPNLVAYEDWIGGQPAAYTWPSFDENSASSMCYTSGTTGNPKAALYSHRSTILHAYAASLPDVMCLSARDSVLPVVPMFHVNAWGIPYAAALTGCKLVFPGGALDGKSVYDLIESEKVTFAAGVPTVWQMLLGHMKPNGLRFSALNRTVIGGSACPPAMINAFREDYGVDVLHAWGMTEMSPLGTLCTLKNKHLAMPADEQMKIRLKQGRAIFGVDMKIVGDNGEELPWDGKAFGDLYVKGPWVVREYFKGEGGDPLVDDWFPTGDVATIDTDGYMQITDRSKDVIKSGGEWISSIDVENIAMAHPGVQMAACIGMRHPKWDERPVVAVVKKPGAELTREELLKFYEGKIAKWQVPDDVVFVDAIPLGATGKMLKTRLREQLKDYRLPTA